In Mucinivorans hirudinis, the DNA window CGAAATGAAACAAACTTTTTCTATGCCGCCGTCATATAGACCTCACTCGGAGTCTTGTATTCAAGCGATTGATGTAGCCTTTCGGTGTTGTAAAGACGAAAATACTCAGTCAAGCCATCATATAACTCTTTGCCGCTGCCGGGGTTCGACAGGTAAATATACTCATATTTTACGCTGCGCCACAACCTTTCGACAAAAATATTATCCAAAGCCCTACCTTTACCGTCCATACTTATCTGTATCTCATTTTCTTCAAGTATCTTAACGAACTCCTTGGCCGTGAACTCACTCCCTTGGTCGGTGTTGAATATCTCCGGCTTGCCGTATCTGGCAATAGCCTCTTTGAGCAACTCTTGGCAGAACTCGCTACCTCTGGGTATTGCTTATCCCCCAAGCCAACACAAAGCGTGAATGCCAATCAATGATGGCGCACAGGTACATATAACCTCCATTCATTGGGATATAGGTGATGTCGGTACTCCAAACCTGATTTACCCTGTCAATAGTTAATCCTCGCAATAGATAGGGGTATATCTTATGCTCCTTATTATGCCACGTGGTGTTAGGCTTGGGGTAGATAGCACTGATGCACATATCCCGAAAGTAACGACGCACTCGCTTAGGGCTTATCGTAAAACCTTTCTTTCGCAAGTGTTCAGTCATCCGCTCGACACCATAGAAAGGCATTTTGGTATAGGTGCGGTCTATCTCTGCTTTAACAGCAAGCTCATCTGCACTTGCTCTTCCTTTGCTCGCATAGTATATGCCACTGCGGCAAATGTTTAGCAATATGCACTGCTGAACTAAACTCAGCCGAGGATGATTCTTTTCTACCATCTCTCTACGCTCGGCTAACGGGATTTGAGTAGCTCCCACTTTTTTTTTAAGAACTCGTTCTCTATCTCAAGCTGACCAATCTTGCGATAAAGATTGTTCTCTACCTGCTCATCAGACTTGACTTTACGCTCCTTGTCAGTCGAGAAAATGGCGGTCGCTCCCTCCTTGAACTGCTTCTTCCATACCCCAACCTGCGTCGGATGAACTTCATAAATCGAAGCAATCTCATTGACTGTCTTCAAGCCCTTGATAGCTTCCAAGGCTACTGCCGCTTTGGTCTCTGCCGAAATCTTTTTCCTCATCGTTTGTCTCCTTTTTTATGAGACCAAAGATAACCAAATTATAGCTTAAACTGCTGTCCTATTTTGGGGGAGTATTATAAGATGATGCTAAACTTAACTCAATCAATAGACGGGGAATAACAGAGATA includes these proteins:
- a CDS encoding Mobile element protein — protein: MGATQIPLAERREMVEKNHPRLSLVQQCILLNICRSGIYYASKGRASADELAVKAEIDRTYTKMPFYGVERMTEHLRKKGFTISPKRVRRYFRDMCISAIYPKPNTTWHNKEHKIYPYLLRGLTIDRVNQVWSTDITYIPMNGGYMYLCAIIDWHSRFVLAWGISNTQR
- a CDS encoding Mobile element protein, translating into MLKEAIARYGKPEIFNTDQGSEFTAKEFVKILEENEIQISMDGKGRALDNIFVERLWRSVKYEYIYLSNPGSGKELYDGLTEYFRLYNTERLHQSLEYKTPSEVYMTAA